The Paraburkholderia dioscoreae DNA window GGCCTGGCTCGAAGGATGCGGACGGACCAAGGCGGTCTTCAAGGTGTTCCTGCCGCTCGCGGTGCCTGCGATTGTCGTCACCGCGATCTTCACGTTCATCAACGCGTGGAACGAGTTCGCTGTGGTTTATACGTTGATCCGTTCACCGGAGAACAAGACGTTGACCGTGCAGGTCACCGACATGGTTGCCGGGAAATACGTCGTGGAGTGGCATCTGGTCATGGCCGCCACGCTCTGCGCGACGCTGCCGGTTTCGGTTGTGTTCGCGTGGCTACAGCGGTATCTGGTGAAGGGGCTCGCGTTGGGCGCGGTGAAGTAGCTTTTCAGGAAGGCGCGGCAGGTGGCGGCCTGCCATCGCATTCGTCATGCGGCGTTGCGGCGATTGTCAGAGCGCGAACCCGCCTAACGGGCCGCGCTCGCCTCATGCTTCGTGTTACTCCGTACCGCGCACAATCCGCAGGTCGCGCTCGACGCCATCACCCAACGCCTCCAGCGCTTTCTTGTAGGCATCGCTTTCATAGGCGGCGACGGCCGCTTCGTAGGTCGAAAACTCGATGACGACCGTACGCTCCTTCAAGCCTTGCTCACGGGCCTCGTCCGCCACGCCACGCACGATGAACTTGCCGCCGGCAGCCGCCACGGCGGGCGCGGCGAGTTGCGCATACGCGGCCAGTTTTGCCGCGTCCTTCGTTGCGCGATATGACGTCACCCAATATCCCTTGCTCATTTGAAGCTCCTTTCAACGTTGGAAAAGCAGTCGTTGTCGTGCACGACGGCAAAGACGGATTATGACGCTTGCCGGCATCCCTGTTGCTCGCAGGGTCAATCGTCGGCATTGCTGTGGTGAATTGTAAGACCCCGGCTTGCATGCCGTCTCGAGCCAAGTTCTGCAAATACCGGCAATTCCGGTTACGCTGTTTGCGACTGCCGCTCTGGAACCGAAGCCGGCGCGCAACAGATTATCTCCAGCCGCAACTATCT harbors:
- a CDS encoding DUF1330 domain-containing protein, whose product is MSKGYWVTSYRATKDAAKLAAYAQLAAPAVAAAGGKFIVRGVADEAREQGLKERTVVIEFSTYEAAVAAYESDAYKKALEALGDGVERDLRIVRGTE